A single genomic interval of Nostoc commune NIES-4072 harbors:
- the iscB gene encoding RNA-guided endonuclease IscB, producing the protein MSKVFVIDTEKRPLDPIHSAQARQLLRNGKAAVYRRFPFTIILKKSHSDLSVTPLRLKLDPGAKTTGIILVNDTTGEVIFAAELKHRGFAIRDALTYRRQLRSSRRSRKTRYRKPRFLNRIRPKGWLAPSLQSRVENIKTWVNKLRKIAQIEAISQELVRFDMQLMRNPDIQGKEYQQGTLTGYEIREYLLEKWSRQCAYCDAKDVPLQIEHIHPRAKGGSNSITNLTLSCEKCNTKKEIKDIKEFLKKDKTRLAKILAQTKKTLTDAAAVNTTRFALLEALKATGLTIETGSGGLTKFNRSQQNLEKTHWLDAACVGKSTPKLIIKGVKPLLIIANGHGTRQLCRTDKYGFPNRHCSRAKFHFGFQTGDIVKAVVKTGKKVGEYIGRIATRATGSFNISTKNGLVQGISHKYCSVIHKKDGYSYTQ; encoded by the coding sequence ATGTCCAAAGTATTTGTAATTGATACTGAAAAAAGACCATTAGACCCAATCCATTCAGCCCAAGCTAGACAACTATTAAGAAACGGTAAAGCAGCAGTTTACCGCCGTTTTCCGTTCACCATTATTCTCAAAAAATCACATTCAGATTTATCAGTAACACCACTGCGATTAAAGCTTGATCCTGGAGCTAAAACAACAGGGATTATATTGGTCAACGATACTACTGGGGAAGTTATATTTGCAGCCGAACTAAAACATAGAGGCTTTGCAATTAGAGATGCTTTAACTTATAGGAGACAGTTGAGAAGTAGCAGAAGAAGCCGTAAAACTAGATACCGTAAACCAAGATTCTTAAACAGAATACGTCCAAAAGGGTGGTTAGCACCGAGCTTACAAAGTCGTGTTGAAAATATCAAAACATGGGTTAATAAGCTACGTAAAATTGCACAAATTGAAGCAATTAGCCAGGAATTAGTACGCTTTGATATGCAATTAATGCGTAATCCAGATATCCAAGGAAAGGAGTATCAACAAGGTACTTTGACTGGTTACGAAATCAGAGAATATTTACTTGAAAAATGGAGTAGACAATGCGCTTACTGTGATGCTAAAGACGTTCCACTACAGATAGAACATATTCACCCAAGAGCCAAAGGAGGCAGTAATTCGATTACTAACCTGACTCTAAGTTGTGAAAAATGCAACACAAAGAAAGAAATTAAGGATATCAAAGAGTTCCTAAAAAAAGACAAAACAAGGCTAGCAAAAATATTGGCTCAAACAAAAAAAACATTAACTGATGCAGCAGCAGTAAACACAACTCGTTTTGCATTGCTAGAGGCTCTAAAAGCAACTGGATTAACAATAGAAACAGGTTCTGGTGGATTAACAAAGTTTAATCGTAGCCAACAGAATCTAGAAAAAACTCATTGGTTAGATGCTGCTTGTGTTGGTAAATCAACGCCCAAATTGATTATTAAAGGTGTTAAACCATTGTTGATTATAGCTAACGGTCATGGTACTAGGCAATTATGTCGCACAGATAAATACGGTTTTCCAAATCGTCATTGTTCAAGAGCTAAATTTCACTTTGGTTTTCAGACTGGAGACATTGTTAAAGCTGTTGTTAAAACTGGTAAGAAAGTTGGTGAATATATTGGGAGAATTGCAACTCGTGCAACAGGGAGTTTCAACATCTCTACTAAAAACGGATTAGTTCAAGGAATTAGTCACAAATATTGTTCAGTAATTCACAAAAAAGATGGCTACTCATATACACAATAA